In Nakamurella alba, a single genomic region encodes these proteins:
- a CDS encoding bifunctional 3'-5' exonuclease/DNA polymerase: MLCALAPSGAGWVARALDDAGTPTGPVTVLPDRAALQEFAASTAPGVRWLWDATTSVYPPLLAAGIRVDRVHDVTLTERILLGRESRHAEPSAAAAVYARRHGLPVPDDPVAEVAPAVEPGLFMAEPSAPSRPEADWDPLDVLAEAFRSQAERSAGENALRLLIAAESASALAAAEMGAAGLPLRASVHDRQLTDLLGARPPAGVRPPKLAQLAAGITEAFGYPVNPDSAVDLRSAFQRAGFDISTTRSWVIKDLDHPAVPEVLEYKELSRLFTANGWNWLDEWVRGDRFHAEYLPGGVVTGRWAARGGGGLQIPKLARRAVLAEPGHVFVAADAAQLEPRVLAAISGDPALLAVSADEDLYTALADDGFGGDRAHAKVAMLGAMYGATTGESGRLLPVLRRRYPVAMATVEQAAHRGEQGGVVRSVLGRTSPPPSASWRATVLAGSLPDAGRGEQARAREVARAWGRFTRNFVVQGSAADWAAVWLSGVRREIAAVPGAELVFFQHDELLVHVPAGSADVVAELVVGAADEAKRLVFPGSPVSTPVRPVVVECYADAK, from the coding sequence GTGTTGTGCGCGCTCGCTCCCTCCGGTGCCGGCTGGGTGGCGCGGGCCCTGGACGATGCCGGCACGCCGACGGGGCCGGTGACCGTTCTTCCCGACCGGGCGGCGCTGCAGGAGTTCGCCGCGTCGACCGCCCCGGGTGTCCGCTGGCTGTGGGACGCGACGACGTCGGTCTACCCGCCACTGTTGGCCGCCGGGATCCGGGTGGACCGGGTGCACGACGTCACCCTGACCGAGCGGATCCTGCTGGGCCGGGAGTCGCGGCACGCCGAACCCTCCGCTGCCGCGGCGGTGTACGCGCGTCGGCACGGATTGCCGGTGCCCGACGATCCGGTCGCAGAGGTGGCACCGGCGGTCGAACCGGGCCTGTTCATGGCCGAGCCGTCCGCGCCGTCGCGTCCGGAAGCCGACTGGGATCCGCTCGACGTGCTGGCCGAGGCGTTCCGGAGTCAGGCAGAACGCTCGGCCGGGGAGAATGCACTGCGACTGCTGATCGCCGCCGAGTCGGCGTCGGCGCTGGCGGCGGCGGAGATGGGCGCGGCCGGACTGCCGTTACGGGCATCGGTGCACGACCGGCAGCTGACGGACCTGCTGGGTGCCCGGCCGCCGGCCGGGGTGCGGCCGCCGAAGCTCGCGCAGTTGGCCGCCGGCATCACGGAGGCGTTCGGCTACCCGGTGAACCCGGACTCGGCGGTGGACCTGCGATCGGCCTTCCAGCGGGCGGGTTTCGACATCTCGACCACCCGGTCATGGGTGATCAAGGATCTCGACCACCCCGCGGTGCCGGAGGTGCTCGAGTACAAGGAGCTCTCCCGGCTCTTCACCGCCAACGGCTGGAACTGGCTCGACGAGTGGGTGCGCGGGGATCGCTTCCACGCCGAGTACCTGCCGGGCGGCGTGGTCACCGGCCGTTGGGCGGCCCGTGGCGGTGGCGGCCTGCAGATCCCGAAGTTGGCCCGGCGGGCGGTACTGGCCGAACCTGGTCACGTGTTCGTCGCCGCCGATGCTGCACAGCTGGAACCCCGTGTGCTGGCAGCGATCTCCGGCGACCCCGCGCTCCTCGCGGTGTCCGCCGACGAGGATCTCTACACGGCGCTGGCCGACGACGGGTTCGGCGGCGACCGCGCGCACGCCAAGGTTGCGATGCTCGGCGCGATGTACGGGGCGACCACCGGCGAGTCGGGCCGGCTGCTGCCGGTGCTGCGCAGGCGGTACCCGGTCGCGATGGCCACGGTGGAGCAGGCCGCCCACCGCGGCGAGCAGGGCGGGGTGGTCCGTTCGGTGCTGGGGCGCACCAGCCCGCCGCCGAGCGCCTCCTGGCGGGCGACCGTGCTGGCCGGGTCGCTGCCGGACGCCGGGCGGGGTGAGCAGGCCCGGGCCCGTGAGGTGGCGCGGGCCTGGGGGCGGTTCACCCGGAACTTCGTGGTGCAGGGCTCGGCCGCCGATTGGGCCGCGGTATGGCTGTCCGGCGTGCGCCGGGAGATCGCCGCGGTACCCGGTGCGGAGCTGGTGTTCTTCCAGCACGACGAGCTGCTGGTGCACGTCCCGGCCGGGTCGGCGGACGTGGTGGCCGAGCTGGTGGTCGGCGCGGCCGACGAGGCGAAGCGGTTGGTCTTCCCCGGGTCGCCGGTGTCCACCCCGGTCCGGCCGGTCGTCGTGGAGTGCTACGCCGACGCGAAATGA
- a CDS encoding TIGR03668 family PPOX class F420-dependent oxidoreductase translates to MPTLPIEICRERFADAQVARLATVRPDGTPHQVPVTFALPRPDLIVYAIDHKPKSTTHLRRLDNIRAQPASSFLVDVYDDDWSRLWWVRVDGRSEVLPDGALRTASIDALSVKYRQYREVVPDGVVVGTRITGWSGWAFSAPTGSGG, encoded by the coding sequence ATGCCGACGCTGCCGATCGAGATCTGCCGGGAACGGTTCGCCGACGCCCAGGTCGCCCGGCTCGCGACGGTCCGACCCGATGGGACACCGCACCAGGTCCCGGTGACGTTCGCCCTGCCGCGACCGGATCTGATCGTCTACGCGATCGACCACAAGCCCAAGTCCACGACCCACCTGCGCCGGCTGGACAACATCCGGGCGCAGCCGGCCTCCAGCTTCCTGGTGGACGTCTACGACGACGACTGGTCCCGGCTCTGGTGGGTGCGCGTCGATGGCCGGTCCGAGGTGCTGCCGGACGGTGCGCTGCGGACTGCATCGATCGACGCGCTGTCCGTGAAGTACCGGCAGTACCGCGAGGTGGTGCCGGACGGTGTGGTGGTCGGTACCCGGATCACGGGATGGAGCGGCTGGGCGTTCTCGGCACCGACCGGCTCAGGCGGGTAG
- a CDS encoding DUF402 domain-containing protein, which produces MEPWPVGSTVQLRFVRADRSWRSMIPLRVVADDGSSLLGWNPPGTPMITGAAADGRGLREVPLAQRFAVPRRRTRDIWRGTSTLRLIEEGVPSSVWWFWDADSEFLGWYVNLEEPHGRTATTVDRADGILDVLVLPDRTAQWKDEDEAAAAVAVGRLDGPQLAALRLEGRRRIEQAQRNEFPFDGSHLDFRPDPDWPLPQLPTDVELGGELPA; this is translated from the coding sequence GTGGAGCCCTGGCCCGTCGGCAGCACCGTCCAACTGCGGTTCGTCCGTGCCGACCGCAGTTGGCGCAGCATGATCCCGCTCCGGGTGGTCGCCGACGACGGCTCGTCGCTGCTCGGCTGGAACCCGCCCGGCACACCGATGATCACCGGCGCCGCGGCGGACGGGCGCGGCCTGCGGGAGGTGCCGCTCGCCCAGCGGTTCGCCGTCCCACGCCGCCGTACCCGCGACATCTGGCGCGGCACCAGCACTCTCCGACTGATCGAGGAGGGCGTGCCCAGCTCGGTGTGGTGGTTCTGGGATGCCGACAGCGAATTCCTCGGCTGGTACGTCAATCTCGAAGAACCGCACGGGCGGACCGCCACCACGGTCGACCGGGCCGACGGCATCCTGGACGTCCTGGTGCTGCCGGACCGGACCGCGCAGTGGAAGGACGAGGACGAGGCGGCGGCCGCGGTGGCCGTCGGCCGGCTCGACGGGCCACAGCTGGCGGCCCTGCGGCTCGAGGGCCGGCGCCGGATCGAACAGGCACAGCGCAACGAGTTCCCCTTCGACGGCAGCCATCTCGACTTCCGGCCGGATCCGGACTGGCCACTGCCGCAGCTCCCGACGGACGTCGAACTCGGCGGGGAACTACCCGCCTGA
- a CDS encoding NmrA family NAD(P)-binding protein codes for MDITTNPRRILVTGATGTMGGAVLQALLDSNTPGLQIRVLTRRPFAAPVGVEAVVGDLTDREAVRRALTGVDAAFYVSPHEDAEVEMAQLFVDETRRQGVRIVFAGVHVSTRTLGGKLMMQFFKVIMKPYRPKLAIGTMIEKSCPDAVLISPSNFMDNDLTFVEDIAAGTFPTPLKRVNRIAASDIGAVAARALLDPAAMTGTVNICGPESLTGEQSAAIWSEALGHPVTYTGNDPQAWAQAADRRLAGGKKGQDWRNSYRLLSKVSAGTSAKELQRTTALLGRAPVDFRTWTAQQVHRRTIAR; via the coding sequence ATGGACATCACCACGAACCCGCGCCGCATCCTGGTCACCGGCGCCACCGGCACGATGGGCGGCGCCGTGCTGCAGGCGCTGCTCGACAGCAACACCCCCGGTCTGCAGATCCGGGTGCTCACCCGGCGACCGTTCGCCGCACCGGTGGGGGTCGAGGCAGTGGTCGGCGACCTGACCGATCGCGAGGCCGTGCGGCGGGCGCTGACCGGGGTCGACGCCGCGTTCTACGTCTCCCCGCACGAGGACGCCGAGGTGGAGATGGCGCAGCTGTTCGTCGACGAGACCCGTCGGCAGGGTGTCCGCATCGTGTTCGCCGGTGTGCACGTGTCCACCAGGACTCTCGGCGGGAAGCTGATGATGCAGTTCTTCAAGGTCATCATGAAGCCGTACCGGCCCAAGCTCGCCATCGGAACGATGATCGAGAAGAGCTGCCCGGACGCCGTTCTCATCTCCCCGTCCAACTTCATGGACAACGACCTGACCTTCGTCGAGGACATCGCGGCCGGTACCTTCCCGACCCCGCTCAAGCGGGTCAACCGGATCGCCGCGTCCGACATCGGCGCGGTCGCGGCCCGCGCACTGCTCGATCCGGCGGCCATGACGGGCACGGTGAACATCTGTGGTCCCGAGTCGCTGACCGGCGAGCAGTCCGCGGCGATCTGGTCGGAGGCACTCGGACATCCGGTGACCTACACCGGTAACGACCCGCAGGCCTGGGCCCAGGCCGCAGACCGCCGGCTGGCCGGCGGCAAGAAGGGGCAGGACTGGCGGAACTCCTACCGGCTGCTGTCCAAGGTCTCGGCCGGCACCAGCGCGAAGGAACTGCAGCGCACCACCGCACTGCTCGGCCGCGCCCCGGTCGACTTCCGGACCTGGACGGCGCAGCAGGTGCACCGGCGGACGATCGCCCGCTGA
- a CDS encoding arginase family protein has protein sequence MTTATTLLHFAGRAGDHNDRAMQGSPVLARELADRLGVPLAAVGVPRPALGTGWEVELASAATDLAAMQAQLDEVMTAGSRPVIALSRCAVALATLPVVARHRPDAVVIWFDAHADINTPETSTTGYLGGLALSGPLGWWVSGFGAGLAPGNSILAGTRDIDPPEQARIDTGAPLLVAPGPAFTERLLAACAGCPVYVHIDCDVLDPGIVPTDYGVPGGLTLDDLHDALTALATLEVVGVEVGEFEAAPGDDAATAAAARRIANAVSPLLT, from the coding sequence GTGACGACTGCGACGACATTGCTGCACTTCGCCGGCCGGGCGGGCGATCACAACGACCGAGCGATGCAGGGCTCGCCGGTGCTCGCCCGCGAACTGGCCGATCGCCTGGGTGTCCCGCTGGCGGCCGTCGGCGTCCCGCGACCCGCGCTCGGCACCGGGTGGGAGGTGGAACTCGCCTCCGCTGCCACCGATCTCGCTGCGATGCAGGCGCAGCTCGACGAGGTGATGACCGCCGGGTCGCGGCCGGTGATCGCCCTCAGCAGGTGCGCCGTCGCGCTGGCCACGCTGCCGGTGGTGGCCCGGCACCGGCCGGACGCGGTGGTCATCTGGTTCGACGCGCACGCGGACATCAACACCCCGGAGACCTCGACCACCGGGTACCTGGGCGGCCTGGCGCTGAGCGGTCCGCTCGGCTGGTGGGTCTCCGGCTTCGGCGCCGGACTCGCACCCGGCAACAGCATCCTGGCCGGCACCCGGGACATCGATCCGCCGGAGCAGGCCCGTATCGACACCGGCGCGCCGTTGCTCGTAGCGCCCGGTCCGGCGTTCACCGAGCGACTGCTCGCGGCCTGCGCCGGATGTCCCGTGTACGTCCACATCGACTGCGACGTCCTGGATCCCGGCATCGTCCCGACCGACTATGGCGTGCCCGGCGGGTTGACTCTCGACGACCTGCACGACGCACTCACCGCTCTCGCGACGCTCGAGGTCGTCGGCGTCGAGGTCGGCGAGTTCGAGGCGGCCCCCGGGGACGACGCTGCCACTGCCGCAGCAGCCCGCCGGATCGCAAACGCGGTCTCGCCGCTGCTGACCTGA
- a CDS encoding pyridoxamine 5'-phosphate oxidase family protein, with protein MKSTELKDELTAAAELLDATSAAHLAYTVGDGSPRVVPVGYFWTGTEFVVSTADTAPKVAVLRRHPEVALAIDSGDSPGAARALSVRGTAAVEIVDGIVPEYLAAARKSMDADAAAEFETNVRGMYDRMARIAITPTWARFYDYGAGRLPGFLAELAEKSGRD; from the coding sequence ATGAAGAGCACGGAGTTGAAGGACGAGCTGACCGCGGCCGCCGAGCTCCTCGACGCCACCTCGGCCGCGCATCTGGCCTATACCGTCGGCGACGGCAGTCCGCGGGTCGTGCCGGTCGGCTACTTCTGGACCGGCACCGAGTTCGTCGTCTCCACCGCCGACACCGCCCCGAAAGTCGCGGTGCTGCGGCGGCATCCCGAGGTCGCGCTCGCCATCGACTCCGGTGACTCACCCGGTGCCGCCCGCGCACTGTCGGTGCGCGGCACCGCGGCGGTCGAGATCGTCGACGGCATCGTCCCGGAGTACCTTGCGGCAGCGCGGAAGTCGATGGATGCCGATGCGGCAGCCGAGTTCGAGACCAACGTGCGCGGGATGTACGACCGGATGGCCCGGATCGCGATCACCCCGACCTGGGCGCGGTTCTACGACTACGGCGCCGGACGGCTCCCCGGCTTCCTCGCCGAGCTCGCGGAGAAGTCCGGCCGGGACTGA
- the dcd gene encoding dCTP deaminase, whose product MLLSDGDLRAEIESGALVLDPYDPTLVQPASIDVRLDRWFRVFNNSKYTHIDPALQQDELTELVEVAQGDAFVLHPGEFVLGSTFEQVTLPDTLAGRLEGKSSLGRLGLLTHSTAGFIDPGFTGHITLELSNAANLPITLWPGMKVGQLCLFRLTSASTHPYGSVEYGSRYQGQRGPTPSRSYLNFRRDDTSR is encoded by the coding sequence ATGCTGCTCTCCGACGGGGACCTGCGGGCCGAGATCGAATCCGGTGCGCTCGTGCTGGATCCCTACGACCCGACGCTGGTGCAGCCGGCCAGCATCGACGTGCGCCTGGACCGCTGGTTCCGGGTCTTCAACAACTCGAAGTACACGCACATCGACCCGGCCCTGCAGCAGGACGAGCTGACCGAGCTGGTCGAGGTCGCGCAGGGCGATGCGTTCGTGCTGCACCCGGGCGAGTTCGTGCTCGGCTCGACGTTCGAGCAGGTGACGCTGCCGGACACCCTGGCCGGACGGCTGGAGGGCAAGTCCTCGCTCGGTCGCCTCGGCCTGCTCACGCACTCGACCGCGGGTTTCATCGATCCCGGGTTCACCGGACACATCACTCTCGAGCTGTCGAACGCGGCGAACCTGCCGATCACCCTCTGGCCGGGGATGAAGGTCGGCCAGCTCTGCCTGTTCCGCCTGACCTCCGCGTCCACCCACCCGTACGGCTCGGTCGAGTACGGCTCCCGCTACCAGGGACAGCGCGGCCCGACCCCCTCCCGCTCCTACCTCAACTTCCGCCGGGACGACACCAGCCGCTGA
- a CDS encoding VOC family protein → MGMTIEQWSIDANDPVVVARWWAEVMRWQFVEPSAEDLADPLGPEEVWIHTPGDDTEGWLFVRVPEAKSIKNRIHVDLRPDDQDAEVERAIGMGATRVDVGQGDVSWVVLADPFGNEFCILSSRKA, encoded by the coding sequence ATGGGGATGACGATCGAGCAGTGGTCCATCGACGCGAACGATCCGGTGGTCGTGGCGCGGTGGTGGGCCGAGGTGATGCGCTGGCAGTTCGTCGAACCGTCCGCGGAGGACCTGGCCGACCCGCTCGGCCCGGAGGAGGTCTGGATCCACACGCCGGGTGACGACACCGAGGGCTGGCTGTTCGTGCGGGTGCCGGAGGCGAAGTCGATCAAGAACCGGATCCACGTCGACCTGCGCCCGGACGACCAGGACGCCGAGGTGGAGCGGGCGATCGGGATGGGTGCGACCCGGGTCGATGTCGGTCAGGGCGACGTCAGCTGGGTGGTGCTGGCCGATCCCTTCGGCAACGAGTTCTGCATCCTGTCCTCGCGCAAGGCCTGA
- a CDS encoding (Fe-S)-binding protein has translation MSVVQWVTGPVAAVFIVVGFGLLGRAGWQIYKTMRLGQPDPHRAGPIGKRLGTLVKEFLGHTRMLKWGIVGAAHWFVMVGFGALVLTLVEAVGETFDPAFEIPWLGHQAWYGLFVEFIGLTTVLGIGTLIAIRQLNLPGRMGGRRSRFEGSNIRQAYFVESVIFVIGLCIFFIRGFKAANGLLPYPTWAAPISVGLGSILPASLAAVSIVALLKVIVSMVWAIVISRSLTMGVAWHRFLAFFNIYFKREDSGRTALGALRPMMSNGEVLNLEEADPEVDVFGAGKVEDFSWKGWLDFSTCTECGRCQSQCPAWNTAKPLSPKLVILSLRDHAHAKAPYLAAGGGLNSDGDEKLTDEARARLAHENPLALLEAARPLIGGAEAAEGPNGEILGGVIDPEVLWDCTTCGACVEQCPVDIEHVDHIVDMRRYQVMIESEFPSELAGLFKNLENKGNPWGQNQSGRMDWAKDLDFEVPVVEDVIDPDHEYLFWVGCAGAFDDRARRTTRAVAELLHMAAVGFAVLGEGETCTGDPARRSGNEFLFQMMAQETVETINTAFGDRVRKKIVVTCPHCFNTLSNEYPDMGGAYEVVHHTQLLNKLVREKRLVRKKVPTGAALPDHITGDSTAPAAGSAAKDPGTVTYHDPCYLGRHNKVYSPPRELIGATGATLAEMPRNSSRALCCGAGGARMWMEEKIGKRINLERTDEALSTGAETIVTGCPFCRVMLTDGLTARQNADEPQGTDVEVMDVAQLLLAGVKGS, from the coding sequence GTGAGTGTCGTGCAGTGGGTGACCGGGCCGGTCGCCGCCGTTTTCATCGTGGTCGGTTTCGGGTTGTTGGGGCGTGCCGGCTGGCAGATCTACAAGACGATGCGGCTGGGTCAGCCGGATCCGCACCGGGCCGGTCCGATCGGCAAGCGGTTGGGCACGCTGGTCAAGGAGTTCCTGGGTCATACCCGGATGCTGAAGTGGGGCATCGTCGGCGCGGCCCACTGGTTCGTGATGGTCGGCTTCGGCGCCCTGGTGCTCACCCTGGTGGAGGCGGTCGGGGAGACCTTCGACCCGGCGTTCGAGATCCCGTGGCTGGGGCATCAGGCCTGGTACGGGCTGTTCGTGGAGTTCATCGGACTGACCACGGTGCTGGGTATCGGCACGCTGATCGCGATCCGGCAGCTGAACCTGCCGGGCCGGATGGGCGGCCGCCGGTCTCGGTTCGAGGGGTCGAACATCCGGCAGGCCTATTTCGTCGAGTCGGTCATCTTCGTGATCGGTCTGTGCATCTTCTTCATCCGCGGGTTCAAGGCGGCGAACGGTCTGCTGCCGTACCCGACGTGGGCGGCGCCGATCTCGGTCGGGCTGGGATCGATCCTGCCTGCGTCGCTGGCCGCGGTGAGCATCGTCGCGCTGCTCAAGGTCATCGTGTCGATGGTGTGGGCGATCGTGATCTCCCGGTCGCTGACCATGGGTGTGGCCTGGCACCGGTTCCTGGCGTTCTTCAACATCTACTTCAAGCGGGAGGACTCCGGCCGCACCGCGTTGGGTGCGCTGCGGCCGATGATGTCGAACGGTGAGGTGCTCAACCTGGAGGAGGCCGACCCGGAGGTCGACGTGTTCGGCGCCGGCAAGGTCGAGGACTTCTCGTGGAAGGGTTGGCTGGATTTCTCCACCTGCACCGAGTGCGGGCGGTGCCAGTCGCAGTGCCCGGCGTGGAACACCGCGAAGCCGTTGTCGCCGAAGCTGGTCATCCTCTCGCTGCGCGATCACGCGCACGCGAAGGCGCCTTACCTGGCCGCCGGGGGTGGGCTGAACTCCGACGGGGACGAGAAACTCACGGACGAGGCCCGTGCCCGGCTGGCGCACGAGAACCCGCTGGCCCTGCTGGAGGCGGCCCGGCCGCTGATCGGCGGCGCGGAGGCCGCGGAGGGCCCGAACGGTGAGATCCTCGGTGGTGTCATCGATCCCGAGGTGCTGTGGGACTGCACGACCTGTGGTGCGTGTGTGGAGCAGTGCCCGGTGGACATCGAGCACGTGGACCACATCGTGGACATGCGCCGCTACCAGGTGATGATCGAGTCCGAGTTCCCGTCCGAGCTGGCCGGGTTGTTCAAGAACCTGGAGAACAAGGGCAACCCGTGGGGGCAGAACCAGTCCGGCCGGATGGACTGGGCCAAGGACCTGGACTTCGAGGTCCCGGTGGTCGAGGACGTCATCGACCCGGACCACGAGTACCTGTTCTGGGTGGGCTGCGCCGGTGCATTCGACGACCGGGCCCGCCGCACCACCCGCGCGGTGGCCGAGCTGCTGCACATGGCGGCCGTCGGGTTCGCCGTGTTGGGCGAGGGCGAGACCTGCACCGGTGACCCGGCCCGCCGGTCGGGCAACGAGTTCCTGTTCCAGATGATGGCGCAGGAGACCGTGGAGACGATCAACACCGCGTTCGGCGACCGGGTCCGCAAGAAGATCGTGGTGACCTGCCCGCACTGCTTCAACACCCTGTCCAACGAGTACCCGGACATGGGCGGCGCCTACGAAGTGGTGCACCACACCCAGCTGCTGAACAAGCTGGTCCGGGAGAAGCGCCTGGTGCGCAAGAAGGTGCCCACCGGTGCCGCGCTGCCCGACCACATCACCGGCGACAGCACCGCTCCGGCGGCTGGGTCGGCGGCGAAGGATCCGGGCACGGTCACCTACCACGACCCGTGCTACCTGGGCCGGCACAACAAGGTCTACTCCCCGCCGCGGGAGCTCATCGGAGCCACCGGCGCCACCCTGGCCGAGATGCCCCGCAACTCCTCCCGCGCCCTGTGCTGCGGCGCCGGCGGCGCCCGCATGTGGATGGAGGAGAAGATCGGCAAGCGGATCAACCTGGAACGCACCGACGAGGCCCTGTCCACCGGCGCCGAGACCATCGTGACCGGCTGCCCGTTCTGCCGCGTCATGCTCACCGACGGCCTCACCGCCCGGCAGAACGCCGACGAACCCCAGGGCACCGACGTCGAGGTCATGGACGTCGCCCAACTCCTCCTCGCCGGCGTCAAGGGCAGCTGA
- a CDS encoding TPM domain-containing protein produces the protein MRRLSRIAVAVIAAVLLGGAAIGPAAADPPFRLDDRISDTNGALGGNTSAAQSAIDSLQSEDNVQLWVVFVDSFDGTPAADWAAETFADSDFGSRYALLAVATEDRAYRIEVGDSFPLTTDEVDTIGTNDVAPRLSGSDWSGAVVAAADGLRSEIGGGGASSFLWVLVVIAVVVVVVVLLWLRARRKKSQPAAAGGAPAGGSGDGPGGAPAEPPVPVEPYEQLSERSVQILIATDNAVRTSEAQLQLAEQTFGAAAVVDFRRAFEQARDSLAAAFRLRQQIDDDEPEDEATRRAWMTEIIDRCTKADEALDEQSERFDELLDTRNRLPTVLAELPGRIDAVAARLPDVTAALGRLSGTYAPTALSTVSTNVTEAGARLELARDELAEATAANTAAAGGDPQAGPNDAAVAARDAEEALAQATTLLDAVGSLEAELSAAASQLQSRLAPVQAELASARSALTHGSAGAESQALVQRLDQVELAVTAVAGLAGQRDPVLATQRIQEADEALDDILADTRSAQQNEQRAAQLLQETLATARQRIATASDYVTTRRGAVGSQARTRLAEANRHLAAAEGLAGSDPRQALAEAKQATALADAAIQLAQQDVGGFGGGFGGGGFGGGGGGSNIGGAILGGIIGGILSSGGGHRGHSRGFGGFGGGGGFGGGFGGGGGGGGSRGAGGRF, from the coding sequence ATGCGAAGGCTCAGCAGGATCGCGGTCGCGGTGATCGCGGCCGTGTTGCTCGGTGGCGCGGCGATCGGTCCTGCGGCCGCGGATCCCCCGTTCCGGCTGGACGACAGGATCAGCGACACGAACGGCGCGCTGGGCGGGAACACCTCCGCGGCCCAGTCCGCCATCGACTCCCTGCAGAGCGAGGACAACGTCCAGCTCTGGGTGGTGTTCGTCGATTCGTTCGATGGGACGCCTGCTGCCGACTGGGCGGCGGAGACCTTCGCCGACTCCGACTTCGGTTCCCGCTACGCCCTGCTCGCCGTTGCCACCGAGGACCGCGCGTACCGGATCGAGGTCGGGGACTCCTTCCCGCTGACCACCGATGAGGTCGACACCATCGGCACCAACGACGTGGCGCCCCGCCTGTCCGGCAGCGACTGGTCGGGCGCAGTGGTGGCGGCCGCGGACGGTCTGCGGTCCGAGATCGGCGGTGGCGGGGCGTCGTCGTTCCTCTGGGTCCTCGTGGTGATCGCGGTCGTGGTCGTCGTCGTCGTGCTGCTCTGGCTCCGGGCCCGACGCAAGAAGTCGCAGCCAGCGGCTGCCGGTGGAGCTCCGGCAGGCGGCTCCGGTGACGGTCCGGGCGGCGCGCCGGCCGAGCCGCCGGTGCCGGTGGAGCCCTATGAGCAACTGTCCGAGCGGTCCGTCCAGATCCTCATCGCCACCGACAACGCGGTCCGCACCAGCGAGGCGCAGCTGCAACTGGCCGAGCAGACCTTCGGCGCCGCGGCCGTCGTGGACTTCCGCCGCGCCTTCGAGCAGGCACGGGACTCGTTGGCCGCGGCGTTCCGGCTGCGCCAGCAGATCGACGACGACGAACCGGAGGACGAGGCGACCCGGCGGGCCTGGATGACCGAGATCATCGACCGCTGCACCAAGGCGGACGAGGCGCTGGACGAGCAGAGCGAGCGGTTCGACGAGCTGCTGGACACCCGGAACCGGCTGCCCACGGTGCTGGCCGAACTGCCCGGCCGGATCGACGCGGTGGCCGCTCGCCTGCCGGACGTGACCGCCGCTCTCGGCCGGCTCAGCGGGACCTACGCGCCGACCGCGCTCTCCACGGTGTCGACCAACGTGACCGAGGCCGGAGCCCGGCTGGAACTCGCCCGTGACGAGTTGGCCGAGGCGACGGCGGCGAACACCGCCGCGGCCGGCGGGGACCCGCAGGCCGGCCCGAACGACGCGGCCGTGGCCGCCCGGGACGCGGAGGAAGCCCTCGCCCAGGCGACCACCTTGCTGGATGCCGTCGGCTCTCTGGAGGCCGAGCTGTCCGCGGCGGCATCCCAGCTGCAGAGCCGGCTGGCACCCGTGCAGGCGGAGCTGGCCTCGGCCCGATCGGCGCTGACGCACGGGTCGGCCGGCGCCGAGTCGCAGGCGCTGGTGCAGCGGTTGGACCAGGTCGAGCTCGCGGTGACCGCGGTCGCCGGCCTGGCCGGGCAGCGTGATCCGGTGCTGGCGACGCAGCGCATCCAGGAGGCGGACGAGGCGCTCGACGACATCCTGGCCGACACCCGGAGCGCACAGCAGAACGAGCAGCGGGCGGCGCAGTTGCTGCAGGAGACGCTGGCCACCGCGCGGCAGCGGATCGCCACCGCCTCCGACTACGTCACCACCCGGCGCGGCGCGGTCGGCAGCCAGGCCCGCACCCGGCTGGCCGAGGCGAACCGGCACCTGGCCGCGGCCGAGGGTCTGGCCGGTTCCGATCCGCGGCAGGCGCTCGCCGAGGCCAAGCAGGCCACGGCGCTGGCCGACGCGGCCATCCAACTCGCGCAGCAGGACGTCGGTGGTTTCGGCGGCGGCTTCGGCGGCGGTGGTTTCGGCGGCGGGGGCGGCGGCAGCAACATCGGCGGCGCGATCCTCGGCGGGATCATCGGCGGGATCCTGTCCAGCGGCGGCGGCCATCGCGGGCACAGCCGGGGGTTCGGCGGTTTCGGCGGCGGTGGCGGATTCGGCGGCGGATTCGGCGGAGGTGGGGGCGGCGGAGGCAGCCGGGGTGCGGGCGGACGGTTCTGA